A genomic segment from Pseudoxanthomonas sp. CF385 encodes:
- a CDS encoding sigma-70 family RNA polymerase sigma factor, protein MNALALDLMLQAELPAATRGSQEAYGRIVHACQNTVTAIALAITRDVQASEDIAQEAFLKAWQQLDRLKNSASFLPWLRQITRNLARDWLRAQHGRPMSGEAAEIAIGMAADPGPTPSEHLLQTEEEIVATEIISSLPEDSRETLLLYYREGQSSQQVAELLGLSDAAVRKRLSRARSMVRDELMQRFGEFARTTAPGAAFTMIVLGGLVGAMPAASAATVIGSGVLGSGIGLGKLGTGGVTTGGVTGGVAGGSLGVIFEQITQHPFALGGAMGGVVGGLIGYAFTWWYLARFCQTAQERLQVRRFMALNTITGSAWLFCLMLATVLGRGWVAIATVMVVGMCALNYQYLVTLPRIMDPILTHPSNAKRKRGYDYVIGRKAVALSSLLAVGAILFVLVRTGRLPL, encoded by the coding sequence ATGAACGCCCTTGCCCTGGACCTGATGCTGCAAGCCGAACTGCCCGCCGCCACGCGCGGCAGCCAGGAGGCCTACGGCCGCATCGTCCACGCTTGCCAGAACACGGTCACCGCGATTGCCTTGGCGATCACGCGCGACGTGCAGGCCAGCGAGGACATCGCGCAGGAAGCCTTCCTCAAGGCGTGGCAGCAGCTGGACCGGCTGAAGAACAGCGCGAGCTTCCTGCCCTGGCTGCGCCAGATCACCCGCAACCTCGCCCGCGACTGGCTGCGCGCGCAGCACGGCCGTCCGATGTCGGGCGAAGCGGCCGAGATCGCGATCGGCATGGCCGCCGATCCCGGCCCGACGCCGTCCGAACATCTGCTGCAGACCGAAGAAGAGATCGTCGCCACCGAGATCATTTCGTCGCTGCCCGAGGACAGCCGCGAAACCCTGTTGCTGTACTACCGCGAGGGCCAGAGCTCGCAGCAGGTCGCCGAGCTGCTCGGCTTGAGCGATGCCGCCGTGCGCAAGCGCCTGTCGCGCGCGCGCAGCATGGTCCGCGACGAGTTGATGCAGCGCTTCGGCGAATTCGCCCGCACTACCGCGCCCGGCGCCGCGTTCACGATGATCGTGCTGGGCGGACTGGTCGGCGCGATGCCGGCGGCGAGTGCGGCGACGGTGATCGGCAGCGGTGTGCTGGGCAGCGGGATCGGCCTGGGCAAACTGGGCACCGGCGGCGTGACCACCGGCGGCGTCACCGGCGGCGTGGCCGGCGGTTCGCTGGGCGTGATCTTCGAACAGATCACCCAGCATCCGTTCGCACTCGGCGGCGCGATGGGCGGCGTGGTCGGCGGCCTGATCGGCTATGCCTTCACCTGGTGGTACCTCGCACGCTTCTGCCAGACCGCGCAGGAACGGTTGCAGGTGCGCCGGTTCATGGCGCTCAACACCATCACCGGCTCGGCCTGGCTGTTCTGCCTGATGCTGGCGACGGTGCTCGGCCGCGGCTGGGTGGCGATCGCGACGGTCATGGTCGTGGGCATGTGCGCGCTCAACTACCAGTACCTGGTGACGCTGCCGCGGATCATGGACCCGATCCTGACCCATCCGTCGAACGCGAAGCGAAAGCGCGGCTACGACTACGTGATCGGCCGCAAGGCCGTGGCACTGAGCAGCCTGCTCGCGGTCGGCGCGATCCTGTTCGTGCTGGTGCGCACCGGCCGCCTGCCGCTGTAG
- a CDS encoding DUF2007 domain-containing protein, translated as MRQVFSSQRIETVEGVAKLLNDAGIPVFISNGRSYHSKRGGQFSYTEPVKAQLQPAVWVRHAEDQPRARELLRDAGLMETTRPGYGPSLSFRSDQEPAATPQRSWAWRIRLILLALIALAAAIMWMRRPVPPPAPVPVPVPQQEAPPAPVDEAPEEDRIRIQPATGG; from the coding sequence ATGCGGCAAGTGTTCTCCAGCCAGCGCATCGAGACCGTCGAAGGCGTGGCCAAGCTGCTGAATGACGCGGGCATTCCGGTCTTCATCAGCAACGGCCGCTCGTACCACAGCAAGCGGGGCGGGCAGTTCAGCTACACCGAGCCGGTGAAGGCGCAGCTGCAGCCTGCGGTCTGGGTGCGCCATGCCGAAGACCAGCCGCGCGCGCGCGAACTGCTGCGCGACGCCGGCCTGATGGAAACCACGCGCCCGGGCTACGGCCCCTCGCTGTCGTTCCGCAGCGACCAGGAACCCGCTGCCACGCCGCAGCGTTCCTGGGCCTGGCGCATCCGCCTGATCCTGCTGGCGCTGATCGCGCTGGCCGCCGCCATCATGTGGATGCGGCGGCCGGTTCCGCCGCCAGCCCCTGTCCCTGTTCCCGTGCCGCAGCAGGAAGCGCCGCCGGCACCCGTGGATGAGGCACCGGAAGAAGATCGCATCCGCATCCAGCCCGCCACCGGCGGCTGA
- the tesB gene encoding acyl-CoA thioesterase II, translating into MPAPEPVVSELIELLSLERLEDNLFRGQSRDIGTKYVFGGQVLGQALSAAQATVGGSADERRAHSLHAYFLRAGNIEAPIVYEVDRTRDGGSFSVRRVTAIQHGRVIFFCAASFQAEEEGAEHQLSMPEVPQPEDIPPAPPVPAEVMATLPPKVQRWLSRRGPFEFRHVYPRDELNPPKRPPFQQVWFRLSEPVGDSPELHRALLAYASDFQLLGTATYPHGISYYQPNVQMASLDHALWFHRPFRADDWLLYSIDSPSASGSRGLARGQIFDRQGRLVASTAQEGLIRVVPDAEAASAVPAKD; encoded by the coding sequence GTGCCCGCACCCGAACCCGTCGTCTCCGAGCTGATCGAACTGCTGTCGCTGGAGCGGCTGGAAGACAACCTGTTCCGCGGCCAGAGCCGCGACATCGGCACCAAGTACGTGTTCGGCGGCCAGGTGCTGGGCCAGGCCCTGTCGGCCGCGCAGGCCACGGTGGGCGGCAGCGCCGACGAACGCCGCGCGCATTCGCTGCATGCCTATTTCCTCCGCGCCGGCAACATCGAGGCACCGATCGTCTACGAAGTGGACCGCACGCGCGACGGCGGCAGCTTCTCGGTCCGCCGCGTCACCGCGATCCAGCACGGCCGCGTGATCTTCTTCTGCGCCGCCTCGTTCCAGGCCGAAGAGGAAGGCGCCGAGCACCAGCTGTCGATGCCGGAAGTGCCGCAGCCCGAAGACATCCCGCCCGCGCCGCCGGTGCCGGCCGAGGTCATGGCGACGCTGCCGCCGAAGGTGCAGCGCTGGCTGTCGCGGCGCGGCCCGTTCGAGTTCCGCCACGTGTACCCACGCGACGAACTGAACCCGCCCAAGCGTCCGCCGTTCCAGCAGGTGTGGTTCCGTCTGAGCGAGCCCGTCGGCGATTCGCCCGAACTGCATCGCGCCCTGCTCGCCTACGCGTCCGATTTCCAGTTGCTGGGCACGGCGACGTATCCGCACGGCATCAGCTACTACCAACCGAACGTGCAGATGGCCTCGCTCGATCATGCGTTGTGGTTCCACCGACCATTCCGCGCCGACGACTGGCTGCTGTATTCGATCGACAGCCCGAGCGCGAGCGGTTCGCGTGGCCTGGCGCGCGGGCAGATCTTCGACCGCCAGGGTCGCCTGGTCGCCAGCACCGCGCAGGAAGGCCTGATCCGCGTGGTGCCGGACGCCGAAGCGGCCTCCGCCGTGCCGGCGAAGGACTGA
- a CDS encoding N-acetylmuramoyl-L-alanine amidase, whose protein sequence is MSTDLPVFAPHVDLLPYEQALEARPLEQIDLVVIHCTELPDMALARQYGERILHASGTGNSGHYYIDRDGSVHVYVRPQRIAHHVRGYNPRSVGIELVNTGRYPDWLSAARQTMDEPYTDAQIAALTALLERLRRELPSLRYIAGHEDLDTAREPASDDPTVTVPRKMDPGPLFPWDAVMRATPLERLLP, encoded by the coding sequence ATGAGCACCGACCTGCCCGTCTTCGCCCCGCACGTGGACCTGCTGCCGTACGAGCAGGCGCTGGAAGCCCGCCCACTGGAGCAGATCGACCTGGTCGTCATCCACTGCACGGAACTGCCGGACATGGCGCTGGCGCGGCAGTACGGCGAACGCATCCTGCACGCGTCCGGCACCGGCAACAGCGGCCACTACTACATCGACCGGGACGGCAGCGTGCACGTCTATGTGCGCCCGCAGCGCATCGCCCACCACGTGCGCGGCTACAACCCACGGTCAGTGGGTATCGAGCTGGTGAACACCGGCCGTTATCCGGACTGGCTGTCGGCCGCCCGCCAGACGATGGACGAGCCCTACACCGACGCGCAGATCGCTGCGCTGACCGCGCTGCTGGAGCGGCTGAGGCGGGAGCTGCCCTCGCTGCGTTACATCGCCGGGCACGAAGACCTGGACACCGCGCGCGAACCCGCCAGCGACGACCCCACCGTCACCGTGCCGCGCAAGATGGACCCCGGCCCGCTGTTCCCGTGGGATGCGGTGATGCGCGCCACCCCGCTGGAGCGGCTGCTGCCCTGA
- a CDS encoding MOSC domain-containing protein, producing MPLNPDSPLAKLMATLPRAGKVEWIGLRPARDEVMVATDAVEAVTGGGLVGDRYKGGSGKRGITLIQAEHLPAIAALAQRPDLAPSLLRRNVVVSGIPLIALKERRFRIGTAVFEGTEDCDPCSRMEDALGPGGYNAMRGHGGLCARIVEGGTFRIGDPVEPL from the coding sequence ATGCCGCTCAACCCCGACTCCCCCCTGGCCAAGCTCATGGCCACCCTGCCGCGTGCCGGCAAGGTGGAGTGGATCGGCCTGCGGCCGGCCCGCGATGAGGTCATGGTGGCTACCGACGCGGTCGAAGCCGTCACCGGCGGCGGCCTGGTCGGCGACCGCTACAAGGGCGGCAGCGGCAAGCGCGGCATCACCCTGATCCAGGCAGAGCACCTGCCGGCCATCGCCGCGCTCGCGCAGCGTCCGGACCTGGCGCCTTCGCTGCTGCGCCGTAACGTCGTGGTGTCCGGAATCCCGCTGATCGCCTTGAAGGAACGCCGCTTCCGAATCGGCACCGCGGTGTTCGAGGGAACGGAGGACTGCGATCCCTGTTCGCGGATGGAAGACGCGCTGGGCCCGGGCGGCTACAACGCGATGCGCGGCCATGGCGGCCTGTGCGCGCGCATCGTCGAAGGCGGCACGTTCCGCATAGGCGATCCGGTGGAGCCGCTCTGA
- a CDS encoding YqiA/YcfP family alpha/beta fold hydrolase, producing MMRGHCILSHGFESGPDATKVTALADVAERLGWSHERPDYTDLDARRDVSSLGDVVARLERLRMLAQAAASRGPVVLAGSSLGAYIAGRISLEVPVRGLFLMAPPISMGPLPMLDAAAVPISVIHGWDDELISAQAVADWAHARRARLLLVNDGHRLSDHVAASADAFGQLLAAL from the coding sequence CTGATGCGTGGCCACTGCATCCTGTCGCATGGCTTCGAGAGCGGCCCCGACGCCACCAAGGTCACCGCGCTGGCGGACGTGGCCGAGCGCCTGGGCTGGAGCCACGAACGGCCGGATTACACCGATCTCGATGCCCGCCGCGATGTCAGTTCGTTGGGCGATGTCGTCGCGCGCCTGGAGCGCCTGCGCATGCTGGCCCAGGCCGCCGCGTCGCGTGGGCCGGTGGTGCTGGCCGGTTCCAGTCTCGGCGCCTACATCGCCGGTCGCATTTCGCTGGAGGTGCCGGTGCGCGGACTGTTCCTGATGGCGCCGCCGATCAGCATGGGCCCGTTGCCGATGCTGGATGCCGCCGCGGTACCGATCTCGGTCATCCATGGCTGGGATGACGAACTGATTTCCGCGCAGGCCGTGGCCGATTGGGCGCATGCGCGTCGTGCCCGCCTGCTGTTGGTCAACGACGGGCATCGCCTGTCCGACCATGTCGCCGCTTCGGCGGATGCATTCGGGCAATTGCTCGCCGCTCTCTGA
- the rlmKL gene encoding bifunctional 23S rRNA (guanine(2069)-N(7))-methyltransferase RlmK/23S rRNA (guanine(2445)-N(2))-methyltransferase RlmL — protein sequence MKFFVSCAKGLEYLLADELLALGVPKATATIAGVNAEGEPVDAQRAVLWSRLASRVLWPIAEFECLNEQALYDGVMAMAWENHTRPELTLAVDAHVSGEAITHARYAAQRVKDAVVDRLRQQGLERPSVDVEQPDVRINLSLRKNRATISIDLGGGPMHRRGWRQAQNEAPLKENLAAAVLMRGGWPALYHEGGALLDPMCGSGTLLIEGALMAADVAPGLQRHGNALPTRWSGFDVAAWRTLFAEAVQRETEGRKALRPAFFGSDVDLGAIRAARDNAVLAGLAGQLQFETHDVAQLPAREEPRGLVVCNPPYDERLAADADLYRALGDALQRAVPQWRASLLCGNADLGYATGLRAAKKYQLFNGAIECALIVCDPVAAPAREPREAKPLSDGAQMVANRLRKNLKKFKSWRTREGITCYRAYDADLPEYAAAIDVYEEEGGQGRTFLHVQEYAAPASIPEHDVRRRFSELLAATREVFGVPQEQIAVKARERGKGGSKYGRMQQRDEFIVVRESGALLRVNLFDYLDTGLFLDHRPLRRRMAQEARGKRFLNLFCYTGVASVQAAVAGAASTTSVDLSATYLQWCADNLAENGLGGAKHRLVQADAVRWLEAEQAEYDLVFCDPPTFSNSARADDFDVQKEHVRLLRAAVARLAPGGMLYFSNNFRRFRLDENAVAEFARCEEISAGTIPPDFERNARIHRAWRLTRA from the coding sequence TTGAAGTTCTTCGTCTCCTGCGCCAAGGGCCTGGAATACCTGCTCGCCGACGAGCTGCTTGCGCTCGGCGTGCCCAAGGCCACCGCCACCATCGCCGGCGTCAACGCCGAGGGCGAGCCGGTGGATGCGCAGCGCGCCGTGTTGTGGTCGCGCCTGGCCAGCCGCGTGCTGTGGCCCATCGCCGAGTTCGAATGCCTGAACGAGCAGGCGCTTTACGACGGCGTCATGGCGATGGCCTGGGAGAACCACACCCGGCCGGAACTGACGCTGGCGGTGGACGCCCACGTCTCCGGCGAAGCCATCACCCACGCGCGCTACGCCGCGCAACGGGTGAAGGATGCCGTGGTCGACCGCCTGCGCCAGCAGGGTCTGGAGCGGCCGTCGGTGGACGTGGAGCAGCCCGACGTGCGCATCAACCTGTCGCTGCGCAAGAACCGCGCGACGATATCGATCGATCTGGGCGGTGGCCCGATGCACCGCCGGGGCTGGCGGCAGGCGCAGAACGAAGCGCCGCTGAAGGAAAACCTGGCTGCGGCCGTGCTGATGCGTGGCGGCTGGCCGGCGCTGTACCACGAAGGCGGCGCGCTGCTCGACCCGATGTGCGGCAGTGGTACGCTGCTGATCGAAGGCGCGCTGATGGCCGCCGACGTGGCCCCGGGCCTGCAGCGGCATGGCAACGCGTTGCCGACCCGCTGGTCGGGCTTTGATGTGGCGGCGTGGCGCACGCTGTTCGCCGAGGCCGTGCAGCGTGAAACGGAAGGCCGCAAGGCCCTGCGGCCTGCGTTCTTCGGCAGCGACGTCGACCTGGGCGCGATCCGCGCCGCGCGCGACAACGCGGTACTGGCTGGCCTGGCCGGCCAGCTGCAGTTCGAGACCCACGATGTGGCGCAGTTGCCCGCACGCGAAGAGCCGCGGGGACTGGTGGTCTGCAACCCGCCCTACGACGAGCGTCTGGCGGCCGACGCCGATCTCTACCGTGCCCTCGGCGATGCGCTGCAACGCGCCGTGCCGCAGTGGCGGGCCAGCCTGCTGTGCGGCAATGCCGATCTCGGCTACGCCACCGGCCTGCGCGCGGCCAAGAAATACCAGCTATTCAATGGCGCCATCGAGTGCGCGCTGATCGTCTGCGATCCCGTCGCCGCGCCCGCCCGCGAGCCGCGCGAGGCCAAACCCTTGTCGGACGGCGCGCAGATGGTCGCCAACCGCCTGCGGAAGAACCTGAAGAAGTTCAAGAGCTGGCGCACGCGTGAGGGCATCACCTGTTATCGCGCGTACGACGCCGACCTGCCCGAGTATGCGGCGGCCATCGACGTCTACGAAGAAGAAGGCGGACAGGGCCGGACGTTCCTGCACGTGCAGGAATACGCCGCGCCGGCCAGCATCCCCGAGCACGACGTGCGTCGTCGCTTCAGTGAGCTGCTGGCCGCGACCCGCGAGGTGTTCGGCGTGCCGCAGGAGCAGATCGCGGTGAAGGCGCGCGAGCGCGGCAAGGGCGGCTCCAAGTACGGGCGCATGCAGCAGCGCGACGAGTTCATCGTCGTGCGAGAGTCGGGTGCGTTGCTGCGGGTGAACCTGTTCGACTACCTCGACACCGGCCTGTTCCTCGACCATCGCCCGCTGCGCCGGCGCATGGCGCAGGAAGCGCGGGGCAAGCGGTTCCTCAACCTGTTCTGCTACACCGGCGTGGCCAGCGTGCAGGCCGCCGTGGCGGGCGCCGCGAGCACGACCAGCGTGGACCTGTCCGCGACCTACCTGCAGTGGTGCGCGGACAACCTGGCCGAGAACGGCCTGGGCGGCGCGAAGCATCGCCTGGTGCAGGCCGACGCGGTGCGCTGGCTGGAAGCCGAGCAGGCCGAGTACGACCTGGTCTTCTGCGATCCGCCGACGTTCTCCAACTCCGCGCGCGCCGACGACTTCGACGTGCAGAAGGAGCACGTGCGGTTGCTGCGCGCCGCCGTAGCGCGGCTGGCGCCAGGCGGCATGCTGTATTTCAGCAACAACTTCCGCCGCTTCCGGCTGGACGAGAACGCGGTGGCGGAGTTCGCGCGCTGCGAAGAGATCAGCGCGGGCACGATTCCGCCGGATTTCGAGCGCAACGCCCGCATCCACCGCGCGTGGCGGCTGACGCGGGCGTAA
- a CDS encoding chemotaxis protein CheX has protein sequence MAAKFLGQFLLERGTITSAQLLAALDAQRASNPLLGELAMHHGMLDATQARRIHERQRAEDRRFGDIALEMGWLNEGQLDVLLAAQKKGRKLFGQILVDQGVLSAEQLETELVAHRRDLDEANHALALGIAGHTLADAVTSAIRVCNRLFPRLVGSQCQAAGIANDAALEACDVTAHVRIASGSQSLLVGVGCSRATMQAMACALLSLTPEQCDDELALDALGELVNVLMGYVVRDTLPDDATYRAQPPSTQLSAADLTATGSTLALSMASQRGDFVLIVG, from the coding sequence ATGGCAGCGAAATTCCTGGGCCAGTTCCTGTTGGAACGCGGCACCATCACCTCGGCGCAGCTTCTGGCCGCCCTCGACGCGCAGCGCGCGTCCAACCCCCTGCTCGGCGAACTCGCCATGCACCACGGCATGCTCGACGCGACGCAGGCGCGCCGCATCCACGAACGCCAGCGCGCGGAAGACCGCCGCTTCGGCGACATCGCGCTCGAGATGGGCTGGCTGAACGAAGGCCAGCTCGACGTGCTGCTCGCGGCGCAGAAGAAGGGCCGCAAGTTGTTCGGCCAGATCCTGGTCGACCAGGGCGTGCTGAGCGCCGAGCAGTTGGAGACCGAGTTGGTCGCGCACCGCCGGGACCTCGATGAAGCCAACCACGCGCTGGCGCTGGGCATCGCCGGCCATACCCTGGCCGACGCGGTCACCAGCGCGATCCGCGTCTGCAACCGCCTGTTCCCCCGCCTGGTGGGCAGCCAGTGCCAGGCGGCCGGTATCGCCAACGACGCCGCGCTCGAGGCCTGCGACGTGACCGCGCACGTGCGCATCGCGTCCGGCTCGCAATCGCTGCTGGTCGGCGTCGGTTGCAGCCGCGCCACCATGCAGGCGATGGCCTGCGCCCTGCTTTCGCTGACGCCGGAGCAGTGCGATGACGAGCTGGCCCTGGATGCGCTCGGCGAACTGGTCAACGTGCTGATGGGCTACGTCGTCCGCGACACGTTGCCCGATGACGCGACGTACCGCGCGCAGCCGCCGTCCACGCAGCTTTCGGCGGCGGACCTGACGGCCACCGGCAGCACGCTGGCGCTGTCCATGGCCTCGCAGCGCGGCGACTTCGTCCTGATCGTCGGCTGA
- a CDS encoding response regulator — protein MTSRPTVLLCDDSRALRMLAARQLDDCGFHVVGEAGNGHEAISQYQALKPDVVLMDLVMPECDGKQALGQILAQDPDARVVILSSLGAQSDIEECLKLGARSYLQKPIDPEVMDRVLHEAVA, from the coding sequence ATGACGTCACGTCCGACGGTTCTGCTTTGCGATGATTCGCGCGCGTTGCGCATGCTGGCGGCACGCCAGCTCGACGACTGCGGTTTCCATGTGGTGGGCGAGGCCGGCAACGGCCACGAAGCCATCAGCCAGTACCAGGCGCTGAAGCCGGACGTGGTGCTGATGGATCTGGTGATGCCCGAGTGCGACGGCAAGCAGGCCCTCGGCCAGATCCTCGCGCAGGATCCCGATGCCCGCGTGGTGATCCTCAGCTCGCTGGGCGCGCAGAGCGACATCGAGGAATGCCTGAAGCTGGGCGCCAGGTCCTACCTGCAGAAACCCATCGATCCGGAGGTGATGGATCGCGTGCTGCACGAAGCGGTCGCCTGA
- a CDS encoding serine hydrolase domain-containing protein: MSSHRLRVFASLACLIASSAASAGEPVAQVRVAFDRDGIVATRAEGLADLATGRKVTADDPVRVASISKLVTSIGVMRLVEAGTLDLDADVSTYLGWTLHHPRHPDTPITLRLLLSHRSSLTDAAGYYATPLGAPLKTILDDPKAWDDTHAPGTHFRYTNLNFPLVAMAMENATGERFDRLMHRLVLAPLKLDACFNWASCDDATATRAVVLYRDGAVVRDDNRAGTPPCPVVVADGEPCDLTRWAPGQNGALFSPQGGLRISANGLAKIGRLLLNNGEVDGVRLLAPTSVATLTTPQWTFDGHNGITHEEDTGGAAAKAFFCRYGLAVQTLATPMRGCGDDPFGDGVARVGHSGDAYGLRSGLWLDPHGGTGVAYFATDAGGSPPGAHSAFSRIEETLADGAPVDEAPR; encoded by the coding sequence ATGTCGTCACATCGTCTCCGCGTCTTCGCCTCGCTGGCCTGCCTGATCGCGTCGTCGGCCGCATCGGCGGGCGAGCCCGTCGCCCAGGTCCGCGTCGCCTTCGATCGCGATGGCATCGTCGCCACCCGCGCCGAGGGCCTCGCCGACCTCGCCACCGGCCGCAAGGTGACCGCCGACGACCCCGTGCGCGTTGCCTCGATCTCCAAGCTGGTGACGTCGATCGGCGTCATGCGGCTGGTCGAAGCCGGCACGCTCGACCTCGATGCCGACGTCTCGACCTACCTGGGGTGGACGCTGCACCATCCGCGCCATCCGGACACGCCGATCACCCTGCGCCTGCTGCTCTCGCACCGCTCCAGCCTGACCGATGCCGCCGGCTACTACGCCACGCCGCTGGGTGCGCCGCTGAAGACGATCCTCGACGATCCGAAGGCGTGGGACGACACGCATGCGCCGGGCACGCACTTCCGCTACACGAACCTCAATTTCCCGCTGGTGGCGATGGCGATGGAGAACGCCACCGGCGAGCGCTTCGACCGGCTGATGCACCGCCTGGTATTGGCGCCGCTGAAGCTGGACGCCTGCTTCAACTGGGCGAGCTGCGACGACGCCACCGCCACGCGCGCCGTCGTCCTGTACCGCGACGGCGCGGTGGTCCGCGACGACAACCGTGCAGGCACACCGCCCTGCCCCGTGGTGGTCGCCGACGGCGAGCCTTGCGATCTCACGCGCTGGGCGCCCGGCCAGAACGGCGCGCTGTTCTCGCCCCAGGGCGGCCTGCGCATTTCCGCCAACGGGCTGGCGAAGATCGGCCGGCTGCTGCTGAACAACGGCGAGGTGGATGGTGTGCGCCTGCTGGCGCCCACCTCAGTCGCGACGCTGACGACGCCGCAGTGGACCTTCGACGGCCACAACGGCATCACCCACGAGGAAGACACCGGCGGCGCCGCGGCGAAGGCGTTCTTCTGCCGTTATGGCCTGGCCGTGCAGACATTGGCCACGCCCATGCGGGGCTGCGGCGACGATCCGTTCGGCGACGGCGTCGCACGTGTCGGCCACTCCGGCGATGCCTATGGCCTGCGGTCGGGCCTGTGGCTGGACCCGCACGGGGGCACCGGCGTGGCGTACTTCGCGACGGATGCCGGAGGTTCGCCGCCCGGCGCGCATTCCGCCTTCAGCCGCATCGAGGAGACCCTGGCGGACGGCGCGCCGGTGGACGAAGCGCCGCGCTGA
- a CDS encoding CoA-acylating methylmalonate-semialdehyde dehydrogenase produces MTEALHHFFNGQRVEGGSGRHGDVFDPATGTVSARVPLASADDVEQAVDAASVAFPAWAATTPLNRARVMFRFKELLETHAGELAKIITSEHGKVLSDARGEVTRGLEVVEFACGIPHLLKGEHSMNVGRDVDSWSEYAPLGVVAGITPFNFPAMVPLWMFPVALACGNTFVLKPSERDPSAALFMADLLKRAGLPDGVFNVVHGDKDAVDALLDEPRVQALSFVGSTPIAQYIYARGSANGKRVQALGGAKNHMVVLPDADLDGAVSALLGAGYGSAGERCMAISVAVCVGDATADALVATLAPKVAALKIGPGCQDPEMGPLVTGAHRDKVRGYVDAGVAEGADLVVDGRGHVVDGHADGFFLGGCLFDRVTPGMTIYREEIFGPVLCVMRVPDLEAALKLVNEHEYGNGTAVFTRDGGAAREFAHRVQAGMVGINVPIPVPMAFHSFGGWKRSIFGPLHVHGPDGVRFYTRLKTITARWPETHAAEFVMPTMK; encoded by the coding sequence ATGACCGAAGCGCTGCACCATTTCTTCAACGGACAGCGGGTGGAAGGCGGCAGCGGCCGCCATGGCGATGTGTTCGACCCGGCCACCGGAACCGTCAGCGCGCGCGTGCCGCTGGCCTCGGCCGATGACGTGGAACAGGCAGTGGACGCCGCGTCCGTCGCCTTTCCCGCCTGGGCCGCCACCACGCCGCTGAATCGCGCGCGGGTGATGTTCCGCTTCAAGGAGCTGCTGGAGACGCACGCCGGCGAGTTGGCGAAGATCATCACGTCCGAACACGGCAAGGTGCTGTCCGATGCGCGTGGCGAAGTGACCCGCGGCCTGGAAGTCGTGGAGTTCGCCTGCGGCATCCCGCACCTGCTCAAGGGCGAGCATTCGATGAACGTCGGCCGCGACGTCGATTCGTGGAGCGAATACGCGCCCCTGGGCGTCGTGGCCGGCATCACGCCGTTCAACTTCCCCGCGATGGTGCCGCTGTGGATGTTCCCGGTGGCGCTGGCCTGCGGCAACACGTTCGTTTTGAAACCCTCCGAGCGCGATCCGTCCGCGGCCTTGTTCATGGCCGACCTGCTGAAGCGGGCGGGATTGCCGGACGGCGTCTTCAACGTCGTCCATGGCGACAAGGACGCCGTGGATGCGCTGCTGGACGAACCGCGCGTGCAGGCGCTGAGCTTTGTCGGTTCCACCCCGATCGCCCAATACATCTACGCCCGCGGCAGCGCCAACGGCAAGCGCGTGCAGGCGCTGGGTGGCGCGAAGAACCACATGGTCGTCCTGCCCGATGCCGACCTCGACGGCGCCGTCTCCGCGCTGCTCGGCGCCGGCTACGGCTCGGCCGGCGAGCGCTGCATGGCGATCTCCGTCGCCGTCTGCGTGGGCGATGCCACGGCCGATGCGCTGGTGGCCACGCTGGCGCCCAAGGTGGCGGCGCTGAAGATCGGTCCCGGTTGCCAGGATCCCGAGATGGGCCCGCTGGTGACCGGCGCGCATCGCGACAAGGTGCGCGGCTACGTCGATGCGGGCGTGGCCGAGGGCGCGGACCTCGTCGTCGATGGTCGCGGGCACGTGGTCGACGGCCACGCCGACGGTTTCTTCCTCGGCGGCTGCCTGTTCGACCGGGTGACGCCGGGCATGACCATCTACCGCGAAGAAATCTTCGGGCCCGTGCTCTGCGTGATGCGCGTGCCCGATCTCGAGGCCGCGCTGAAGCTGGTCAACGAGCACGAGTACGGCAACGGCACCGCCGTGTTCACCCGCGATGGCGGCGCCGCGCGCGAGTTCGCGCATCGCGTGCAGGCCGGCATGGTCGGCATCAACGTGCCGATCCCGGTACCGATGGCCTTCCACAGTTTCGGCGGCTGGAAACGCTCGATCTTCGGCCCGCTGCACGTGCACGGCCCCGACGGCGTGCGCTTCTACACGCGCCTGAAGACCATCACGGCCCGCTGGCCGGAGACCCACGCGGCCGAGTTCGTGATGCCGACGATGAAGTAA